The nucleotide sequence ACCCCCTGCACCGGCTGGATGCGGCGGGCGTCCGCGTCACCGTGAACTCCGACGACCCCGCGTACTTCGGCGGCTACGTCGGGCAGAACTTCGCCGCGGTCCGGGATGCGCTGGGCCTCTCCGTGGATCAGGCCCGCCGGTTCGCCCGCACCTCGATCGAGGCGTCGTTCGCGTCGGACGCCCGCAAGGCGGAGCTCTTCGCCGAGCTGGACGGCTGGAACGCGTGACCCGGCAGGATGTGCGCACGGCCGACGGCCGAGCGCTCCGCTTCTTCGACACGGGCGGTGCGCCGGACGCCCCGGTGCTCGTCTGGCACCATGGCACGCCGCAGACGGGTGCTGTGATCGCCCCGGTGGCCGCTGCCGCCGAGGCGCGCGGGATGCGCGTGCTTTCCGTCACGCGGCCCGGCTATCCCGGCTCGGATGTCCGCCCTGGGCGTTCGATCGCGGATGCGGCGCTCGACATCCTCGCCGTGGCCGACCTCCTCGGCGTGGAGCGGTTCGTCACCGTCGGCGCGTCCGGGGGCGGCCCGCATGCTCTCGCGCTGGGCGCCCTCGAACCGGAACGGGTGGCCGCGATCGTCACGCTCGCCGGCCTCTCGCCGTTCGACGGCTCCCCCGATTGGTTCTCCGGGATGGCGTCCCCCGACGCCCTCCGCGCCGCCCTTTCCGGCCGCGAGGCCAGACTGGCCTACGCCGAGACCGCCGAGTTCGACCCCGAGTCCTTCACTCCGCGCGACTACGACGCACTGAACGCCGACTGGGGTCCCCTCGGGACGGACGCGGGCGCCGGAGCCGCGGAGGGCCCGGCGGGCGAGGCCGACGACGACCTGGCCTACGTCTCGCCGTGGGGCTTCGATCTGCGTGCGGTCCGGCCGCCGGTCCTCCTCGTGCAGGGCGGCTCCGACCGTGTCGTCCCACCCCAGCACGCGGCATCCCTCCTCGAACGCCTCCCCGACGCCGAGCTGTGGATCCGCCCGCGCGATGGCCACATCTCGGTGCTGACGGCCCTCGGCGTCACGCTCGACTGGGCGCTGGCCCAGGCGTCGACGTAGTCCCACCAGAGACGGCGCCCGACCCCCTGTGGGTAGACTCGACCTGCCCCCACCTTCGACGGAGTGACATGTCTACGCGCAGCGCACGTGTGGCTCGCGGCCTCATCGCCGCCGGCTTCGCGACCTTCGTCGCCGCGCTGTTCCACGTCGCGGGCGGAGGGCTGCCGCCGAGCGCGGTGGCATTGACGCTCAGCCTCGTGTTCTCTGGGCTCGGCTGCATCGTCCTCGCCGGCAAGCGGTCGGCGCTGTGGCGGTCGGCCTCGTCGGTCGCGCTCAGCCAGTTCCTGTTCCACGCGCTGTTCTCGTTGAGCCCGTCCGCGCACTTCGCGGGAGCGACCGGCCACCTCCATCCCGGATCGCACCTCACGATGGTGACGGACGGTGCGGCAGCGACGCCGATGTCAGCCATGTCACTCAGCGGATCGTGGATGTGGCTGGCCCACGCCGCGGCCGCCCTCCTCACCCTCGCAGCGCTCCGCTACGGCGAGCGCGTGTTCGTGGCCGTCTCCGAGTTCACCGCCTTCTCGCTGCGGCGGCTGCTGACCGCGGTCGCCGTCGTCGACGTGCCGGTGGCGCAGGCGCGGGTCGAGACGGTCCCGGTGATCCTTCCCGATCGCACGGTCGTGCTCGGGCGCCTCCGTCACCGGGGTCCTCCGGCGCTCATGGGCCCGGCCTGAGCTCTCCGCTCCCCCGCCGGGCAGAGGTCTGCCGCGTCTCGCGGTTCTCCCACCCATCTGCCTACCCGGCCGCAGCACGCGGTCGAGAATCGGACCCTTCTCATGAACACGCGTTTCCTCACGGGCGCGGCCGCCACCGTGGCCGCCGCCGCCCTCGCCCTCTCGTTCCCCCTCGCCGCCAGCGCCCACGTCCGGGTGAATCCGGACCAGGCTCAGCCGGGCAGCTACGCCACGCTGACGTTCAAGGT is from Leifsonia sp. 466MF and encodes:
- a CDS encoding alpha/beta fold hydrolase, which gives rise to MTRQDVRTADGRALRFFDTGGAPDAPVLVWHHGTPQTGAVIAPVAAAAEARGMRVLSVTRPGYPGSDVRPGRSIADAALDILAVADLLGVERFVTVGASGGGPHALALGALEPERVAAIVTLAGLSPFDGSPDWFSGMASPDALRAALSGREARLAYAETAEFDPESFTPRDYDALNADWGPLGTDAGAGAAEGPAGEADDDLAYVSPWGFDLRAVRPPVLLVQGGSDRVVPPQHAASLLERLPDAELWIRPRDGHISVLTALGVTLDWALAQAST